In Maridesulfovibrio sp., the following proteins share a genomic window:
- a CDS encoding methyl-accepting chemotaxis protein — protein MRWFKNLRMMYKIMLPVGALLLLTVGSMEYFATESSSAAIEKVARKEISALAGEYCGLIRNYMTHAQGQAEGLASTFAQIRREKIELSRKDAISMLIGLIKGNDNFIGGCNAWEPNAFDGRDAEYANTEMHDKTGRHIPYVFRAGDEMKVVPLAEYFIPGDGDYYLKPIERRKTYITPPYPYDVDGKRLMLTTIGAPIMLDGRPLGVVCVDVPIDKISNVVSKIHPYGTGYAWLMMDDGTLIHHPNEEFAGKSIFDVSSFEDEAGLRQAMKNGESFFEVRVSADTGIKSMVQYVPVEFVGTGLRWYLAVSAPMDKILANAHSLTLDLLTIGAVSFVLFMIAMFFVARSISKPIGVMADAAKEVAGGNMDIRLDNSMFGGELLDLNTALGNMLNGLVENISKAEHMAEQAKEQTAKAQVAVKEAEEARAQAENAKREGMLQAADQLAGIVSQVASASHELTAQIDESSRGSETQRERTAESATAMEQMNASVLEVARNAAEAADSADNARGEAEKGGTIVNDVVAHINRVQEMTVEMEKGLGTLGDQADGIGKIMNVITDIADQTNLLALNAAIEAARAGEAGRGFAVVADEVRKLAEKTMAATKEVGDFISAIQSGTRENIDGMTKAAVEVAASTESATKAGDALKGIVDIVEETASQVRSIATASEEQSAASEQINRGIEEVNLIANENAKAMRESTVAVEELMRLGSELTSLIEELRNS, from the coding sequence ATGAGATGGTTTAAAAATTTGAGGATGATGTACAAGATCATGCTGCCGGTAGGGGCGTTGCTTCTGTTGACTGTAGGCAGTATGGAATATTTTGCAACTGAAAGCAGCTCTGCGGCCATTGAGAAGGTGGCAAGGAAGGAAATTTCGGCCCTCGCCGGAGAGTATTGTGGCCTGATCAGGAACTATATGACCCATGCTCAGGGACAGGCCGAAGGTTTGGCGAGCACATTTGCGCAGATAAGACGTGAAAAAATAGAATTGAGCCGCAAAGACGCTATTTCAATGCTGATCGGTCTGATTAAAGGAAACGATAACTTTATCGGTGGTTGTAACGCCTGGGAACCTAATGCTTTTGACGGCCGCGATGCAGAGTATGCCAATACAGAGATGCATGATAAAACAGGTCGTCACATTCCATATGTTTTCCGTGCCGGTGACGAGATGAAAGTTGTCCCTCTTGCTGAATATTTTATTCCCGGTGACGGCGATTACTATCTGAAACCGATCGAAAGACGCAAGACCTACATTACACCTCCGTATCCTTATGATGTTGATGGCAAAAGGCTCATGCTTACCACTATCGGTGCTCCAATCATGCTTGATGGTCGTCCTTTGGGGGTAGTTTGCGTGGATGTACCCATCGACAAGATAAGTAACGTTGTCTCGAAAATACACCCCTACGGTACTGGGTATGCGTGGTTGATGATGGATGACGGAACACTTATACATCATCCCAATGAAGAATTTGCCGGTAAGTCCATTTTTGACGTTTCCTCTTTCGAGGATGAAGCCGGGCTCAGGCAGGCCATGAAAAATGGCGAGTCTTTTTTTGAAGTCCGTGTTTCAGCTGATACCGGTATTAAATCAATGGTTCAGTATGTTCCGGTTGAGTTCGTTGGAACCGGGTTGCGCTGGTATCTTGCTGTCAGCGCCCCCATGGATAAAATCCTTGCTAACGCCCATTCACTTACCCTCGATCTGTTAACGATCGGCGCAGTTTCGTTTGTGCTGTTTATGATCGCAATGTTTTTTGTTGCCCGTTCTATTTCCAAACCCATAGGTGTTATGGCCGATGCGGCTAAAGAGGTTGCCGGTGGTAATATGGATATCCGTTTGGATAATTCAATGTTCGGCGGTGAACTCCTGGATCTGAACACGGCTTTGGGGAATATGCTTAACGGTCTGGTGGAGAATATTTCCAAAGCAGAACATATGGCTGAGCAAGCTAAAGAGCAGACTGCAAAAGCTCAAGTCGCTGTCAAGGAAGCTGAGGAAGCCCGAGCTCAAGCAGAAAATGCAAAGCGTGAAGGTATGTTGCAGGCTGCTGACCAGTTGGCAGGAATTGTTTCTCAGGTAGCGAGTGCAAGTCATGAGCTAACCGCACAAATTGATGAATCCAGCCGTGGTTCAGAAACTCAGCGTGAGCGTACTGCCGAATCTGCGACTGCCATGGAACAGATGAATGCCAGTGTATTAGAAGTTGCACGCAATGCTGCCGAGGCTGCTGATTCAGCTGATAACGCACGGGGAGAAGCTGAAAAAGGCGGAACCATAGTCAACGATGTTGTGGCCCACATTAATCGAGTTCAGGAAATGACTGTCGAGATGGAAAAAGGGCTGGGAACATTGGGAGATCAGGCTGATGGAATCGGTAAAATCATGAACGTGATTACCGATATTGCCGACCAGACCAACCTGCTGGCTCTGAACGCCGCAATCGAGGCCGCGCGTGCAGGAGAAGCCGGACGGGGCTTTGCGGTTGTGGCAGATGAAGTCCGCAAGCTTGCTGAAAAGACCATGGCTGCCACCAAGGAAGTTGGTGATTTTATCTCCGCTATACAGAGTGGAACCCGCGAAAACATAGATGGCATGACCAAGGCTGCTGTCGAAGTTGCTGCCAGCACTGAGTCTGCGACTAAGGCCGGGGATGCGCTAAAAGGTATAGTTGATATTGTTGAGGAAACCGCAAGTCAGGTTCGCAGCATCGCGACTGCTTCAGAAGAACAGTCTGCTGCCAGTGAGCAGATCAACCGCGGTATTGAGGAAGTAAACCTCATTGCCAACGAGAATGCTAAAGCTATGCGCGAATCAACTGTCGCAGTTGAAGAGCTTATGAGACTTGGTTCAGAATTGACTTCTCTTATCGAAGAATTGCGCAATTCATAA